Proteins found in one Bremerella volcania genomic segment:
- a CDS encoding CBS domain-containing protein: protein MVSRALRIVVVSEDRQHLRDCFDFFVACGYEVETRCDSVYRESDSPEKKDVLIYDYDGSQSTISHNNLFKIAVVPADKPDLVQKVISEAADDVVLKPVTPAKLLVRVRAAAAILEARVAVSQQYGRDSRKSYPSEGAFLGTLQYTIEQIAVHAHCVCATLFSVSNSNTDRYREWLASLEASALPDSRIFELSGNRVAVVTPASSPDQVTHWAADQMAQASVRDTSHTDVSPLSVSGSFVSTRNESATSEQVSLLLTDRLNLALSLGEGLLVDDSLENQWLPQQPTGSIFDGMTAEDIMQPTTVRLNASDSVQNALETMRLWNADIAPVFQADGKPCGLIRTDDLVEMEDKQQAIERYCLPNIPQVRCDSTFEEFVALFSSNDSSWLQVLRDGTPVGVIHCDDLTSMNSPVMVSLP from the coding sequence ATGGTTTCACGCGCTCTGCGAATCGTCGTCGTCTCTGAGGACCGTCAGCACCTTCGCGATTGCTTCGACTTCTTCGTCGCTTGCGGATATGAGGTCGAAACTCGCTGCGATTCCGTCTACCGCGAGTCCGATTCGCCCGAGAAAAAGGACGTTTTGATCTACGACTACGATGGAAGCCAGTCGACGATCAGCCACAACAACCTATTCAAGATCGCGGTCGTTCCGGCCGATAAGCCCGACCTGGTGCAAAAGGTCATTTCAGAAGCAGCCGATGATGTTGTCCTGAAGCCGGTTACCCCCGCCAAGCTGCTGGTGCGCGTGCGAGCGGCCGCCGCGATATTGGAAGCACGGGTAGCCGTTTCCCAGCAATATGGGCGCGACTCGCGCAAAAGCTATCCGAGCGAAGGCGCTTTCCTAGGCACTTTGCAATACACCATCGAGCAAATAGCCGTTCATGCGCATTGCGTGTGTGCCACGTTATTCTCCGTTTCTAACAGCAATACCGATCGTTACCGGGAGTGGTTGGCAAGCCTCGAGGCATCGGCCCTTCCTGATTCGCGCATCTTCGAGCTATCCGGTAATCGCGTGGCCGTAGTTACTCCTGCGTCTTCTCCCGATCAAGTTACGCACTGGGCGGCCGACCAGATGGCGCAAGCATCGGTCCGCGATACCTCGCACACCGACGTCTCTCCTCTGAGCGTTTCGGGAAGTTTCGTGAGCACACGCAACGAATCGGCCACCAGCGAGCAAGTTTCTCTGCTGCTGACCGACCGGCTGAATCTTGCCCTGAGTCTTGGCGAGGGCCTGTTGGTCGATGATTCGCTGGAAAACCAATGGCTGCCCCAGCAACCGACCGGAAGCATCTTCGACGGCATGACCGCCGAGGACATCATGCAGCCCACGACCGTTCGCCTGAATGCATCCGATAGCGTCCAAAATGCCCTGGAAACGATGCGTCTTTGGAATGCCGACATTGCTCCGGTCTTCCAGGCCGACGGCAAGCCATGCGGCCTGATCCGCACCGATGATCTCGTTGAAATGGAAGACAAGCAGCAGGCCATCGAACGATACTGCCTGCCGAATATTCCCCAGGTTCGCTGTGACTCGACATTCGAAGAATTCGTGGCGTTGTTTTCCTCA
- a CDS encoding FHA domain-containing protein: protein MQTQLLPQIGNDSIYLEYLDQANGRSTKTVIDEFPFIIGRNATCNLTVESGRVSREHAEVIRHGSGYLIRDLRSTNGVYINGEQIDEHLLVDGDTVSIADFEFDFHCPSAATTRQTVTLAMEDRAQAAQPAEDPHLLIQALRTVNQWSGLNRIDPGLTSVQSISDQKTVGHWCPLFRKAYQNHEETRLLKESLVLENPLRLLQHVSAMFALQERQEMGGFLLLELDQADFQRQDLLETVGWMRTTFGSSLKVVLGAKVELWEANLMDNPLVEDLRGMGAQLAVVGIDQFKPPIISEVLEHCSMIGVAASALSATSRSPAVANNIHEFIQEVSSTGCRALAQAGSSGPDNQALEQMGFHAIVRFPT from the coding sequence ATGCAGACGCAGCTGCTTCCTCAAATTGGAAACGACTCGATTTACCTCGAGTACCTCGATCAAGCCAACGGCCGGTCGACCAAGACGGTGATCGATGAGTTTCCCTTTATCATTGGACGCAACGCAACCTGCAATCTGACCGTCGAATCAGGCCGTGTGTCGCGAGAACACGCCGAAGTTATCCGTCATGGAAGTGGTTACCTGATTCGCGATTTGCGCAGCACCAATGGCGTTTATATCAATGGCGAACAGATCGACGAACACCTTCTGGTGGATGGAGATACCGTCTCGATCGCCGACTTTGAGTTCGACTTTCACTGTCCTTCCGCCGCGACGACACGTCAGACCGTAACCCTGGCGATGGAAGATCGCGCCCAGGCTGCCCAGCCGGCTGAGGATCCGCATCTATTGATTCAGGCGCTGCGGACCGTGAATCAATGGTCCGGACTCAATCGCATCGACCCTGGTCTGACCTCGGTCCAATCGATCAGCGATCAGAAGACGGTCGGGCACTGGTGTCCGTTGTTTCGCAAGGCCTATCAAAACCACGAAGAAACTCGACTGCTGAAAGAATCACTCGTCTTAGAGAACCCACTCCGTTTGCTACAGCATGTGTCGGCGATGTTCGCCCTGCAGGAACGCCAGGAGATGGGTGGATTCCTGCTATTGGAACTCGATCAAGCCGATTTCCAGCGGCAAGATCTGTTGGAAACCGTTGGCTGGATGCGAACCACCTTTGGTTCGTCGCTCAAAGTCGTACTGGGGGCGAAGGTTGAGTTATGGGAAGCCAACCTGATGGATAACCCGCTTGTCGAAGATCTTCGGGGCATGGGTGCTCAACTTGCCGTCGTGGGCATCGATCAATTCAAACCGCCGATCATTTCGGAGGTGCTCGAGCACTGTTCGATGATCGGGGTTGCTGCCAGCGCCTTGTCAGCCACTTCGCGAAGTCCGGCGGTTGCCAATAACATTCACGAATTCATTCAGGAAGTTTCGTCCACTGGTTGCCGGGCACTTGCCCAGGCAGGTTCCAGCGGACCGGACAATCAAGCATTAGAGCAGATGGGGTTCCATGCGATAGTACGTTTTCCCACCTGA
- a CDS encoding protein kinase domain-containing protein — translation MSSETSVTVREVDGYRLVQRIGAGGYGEVWRADAPGGLSKAVKLVFGFHDEARASRELKALNRIKDLRHPFLLSLERIEVIDAQLVVVTELADCCLKDRFDECRKEGLPGIPREELLRYLADSAEALDYMTDVHSLQHLDVKPENLLIVGTHAKVADFGLVKSIQDVTASMMAGLTPLYASPEVFNDQPSRQSDQYSLAIVYQEMLTGTLPFPGRNLAQLTAQHLNSPPRLNTLPPRDRDILSKALAKKPTERYRSCAEMIKALIEADSIAHLPQVRSGSLGQDESSKTDTKTINCNDTKSSDGSRSSEDFDPETIRMDRDSKQWQARSSHVWEEITPRKQEVLPPVMDDRAQRELRPSVVLGIGGLGSRIIRHFVDRRLELVGTNAEQHWCRCVAIDTDTSDLVQSTGQLGAAAGTPSLSTVEMPLRRPQAYRNLSRHLTKSMSRRWLYNIPLSLKTEGMRPLGRLAFADHANRLREQIRDAVADAIDLARGNVDTRSEHFSWQEKPRIVLVMSSSGGTGSGMVWDAFALAQEVIQDFGGSADDVSLWLVHATPNGTEQQDLARCNTYACLRELFHFQVTGEYPGDAVTKIPPQRWTEKVSKQITLFETGSSPETRNVPVAIHDLADLLYMNVYEGREVAQRRQDSEDSAKDAGPTVSAWAFAGKALCSSGHLDLAAARYTMELLHRWHGTGHGEKEQRKLAHLNNNDQHASTRADQYQKILDLRSAKIFQDCEFRLETVIDMVTQVVEDEIGARPEDYFNETIGRFANEISASRIPPTSAEMTIQMLDSLDQLIGASNMEAEPGKLIAVSLHSEIAPHIRQIAAHYQKRVLDQIHEILNESSFRVRGVKQLSTVVDQRLCELEDKVRAMGDRTEQEVEKVRAALFPVIHQASKRGGRGADHRMGLSELRSLWLNYALLRTHGVIVLATCQVFQHLRTAIMRDNMWIKNTIVSLEMAETKARERMALDDTSLTEDPKFLEKLLVLENQIDDVLNAEHGGLCNLLHEERNGVNKLIDVMMECGKDLARRSASEEGSESQFLSSLQEGPDWKQRVASSSCRLTQLGPSVSRLMFLPESVADNSTVTTSAPHLAGSSPLGTKLPKVIWMESGGNIPLRDAARLLIENRPDYVPVADRLLTRADVHWAEL, via the coding sequence GTGTCGAGTGAGACAAGTGTAACCGTACGGGAAGTAGACGGATATCGTCTCGTACAACGAATCGGAGCTGGTGGGTACGGCGAAGTTTGGCGTGCCGATGCCCCTGGCGGTCTTTCCAAAGCCGTCAAGTTGGTGTTCGGCTTCCACGACGAAGCACGTGCCTCGCGTGAGCTGAAGGCACTCAACCGTATCAAAGACCTTCGCCACCCGTTCCTTCTATCTTTGGAACGCATCGAAGTGATCGATGCCCAGTTGGTAGTCGTTACCGAGTTGGCTGACTGTTGCTTGAAGGATCGCTTCGACGAGTGCCGCAAAGAAGGCCTGCCTGGTATCCCTCGCGAAGAACTACTGCGTTATCTGGCTGACTCAGCGGAAGCGTTGGACTACATGACCGATGTCCATTCGCTGCAGCACCTGGACGTGAAGCCTGAGAACCTGCTCATCGTAGGCACGCATGCCAAGGTGGCCGACTTTGGTCTGGTCAAGTCGATTCAAGATGTGACCGCTTCGATGATGGCTGGCCTCACGCCATTGTACGCTTCGCCCGAGGTGTTCAACGATCAGCCGTCGCGACAAAGCGATCAATACAGCCTGGCAATTGTGTACCAGGAAATGCTAACCGGTACCCTTCCCTTCCCGGGGCGTAACCTGGCCCAGTTGACTGCCCAGCACCTCAACAGTCCGCCGCGGTTGAACACGCTTCCGCCGCGAGATCGAGACATTCTTTCCAAGGCACTTGCGAAAAAACCGACCGAGCGGTATCGCAGTTGCGCGGAAATGATCAAGGCCTTGATCGAGGCCGATAGCATTGCCCACCTTCCCCAGGTACGTAGTGGTTCTCTTGGCCAGGACGAGTCCTCCAAGACCGACACCAAGACGATCAACTGCAATGACACGAAGTCGAGTGACGGCAGTCGATCGTCCGAGGATTTTGATCCTGAGACGATCCGAATGGATCGCGATAGCAAGCAGTGGCAGGCAAGGTCGAGCCATGTTTGGGAGGAAATTACGCCTCGCAAACAAGAGGTCCTGCCGCCGGTGATGGACGATCGCGCCCAGCGCGAACTGCGCCCGAGCGTGGTGCTGGGCATCGGTGGCTTGGGAAGTCGTATCATCCGGCATTTCGTCGATCGACGCCTGGAACTTGTCGGCACGAATGCCGAACAGCATTGGTGCCGTTGTGTGGCGATCGATACCGATACGAGCGACCTGGTGCAATCCACCGGACAGTTAGGGGCCGCGGCTGGAACCCCTTCCCTTTCCACCGTGGAAATGCCGCTGCGTCGACCTCAGGCCTATCGCAATTTATCACGACACTTGACCAAATCGATGAGCCGACGTTGGCTCTACAACATTCCATTGTCCTTGAAAACCGAAGGCATGCGTCCCTTAGGCCGGCTTGCTTTCGCCGACCATGCCAACCGTTTGCGGGAGCAGATCCGAGATGCCGTAGCGGATGCGATAGACCTGGCTCGAGGAAATGTCGATACGCGTAGCGAACACTTTTCCTGGCAAGAAAAGCCGCGCATCGTGCTCGTGATGAGCAGTAGCGGTGGCACCGGCAGCGGCATGGTATGGGATGCGTTCGCACTGGCACAAGAAGTCATCCAGGATTTTGGCGGCAGCGCAGACGACGTCTCACTATGGCTGGTTCACGCAACGCCCAACGGTACCGAACAACAAGATCTCGCACGCTGTAACACGTATGCCTGTTTGCGCGAGCTGTTTCACTTCCAGGTCACCGGTGAGTATCCCGGCGATGCGGTCACGAAGATTCCGCCGCAGCGCTGGACCGAAAAGGTCTCGAAACAGATCACTTTGTTTGAGACCGGTAGTTCACCAGAAACACGCAACGTTCCAGTTGCTATCCATGATCTGGCGGACCTGTTGTACATGAATGTGTATGAAGGCCGTGAAGTTGCCCAACGTCGTCAAGATTCGGAAGACTCCGCCAAGGATGCCGGTCCGACCGTTTCCGCCTGGGCATTTGCCGGCAAGGCGTTGTGCTCTAGTGGGCATCTTGATCTTGCGGCGGCTCGCTACACCATGGAACTGCTTCATCGCTGGCACGGCACAGGGCATGGCGAGAAAGAACAACGCAAGCTCGCGCATTTGAACAACAACGATCAACATGCATCGACCCGCGCAGACCAATATCAAAAGATTCTCGACCTTCGCTCGGCCAAGATCTTCCAGGACTGCGAGTTCCGTCTCGAAACCGTGATCGACATGGTGACTCAGGTTGTTGAAGACGAGATCGGAGCGCGGCCGGAAGACTATTTCAATGAAACCATTGGGCGATTTGCCAACGAGATCAGTGCCTCGCGCATTCCGCCGACCTCTGCCGAAATGACCATTCAGATGCTCGACTCGCTCGATCAATTGATCGGTGCCTCGAACATGGAAGCCGAGCCAGGCAAACTGATCGCCGTTTCGCTGCACTCGGAGATCGCCCCGCACATTCGTCAGATTGCGGCTCATTATCAAAAGAGAGTGCTCGATCAGATTCATGAGATTTTAAATGAATCCTCCTTCCGCGTGCGCGGCGTGAAACAACTTTCGACCGTAGTCGACCAGCGTCTATGCGAATTGGAAGACAAAGTTCGTGCGATGGGAGATCGAACCGAGCAGGAAGTAGAAAAGGTCCGGGCGGCCCTGTTCCCGGTGATTCACCAAGCTTCAAAACGAGGCGGCCGTGGTGCGGACCATCGTATGGGGCTGTCGGAGCTCCGTTCCTTATGGCTCAATTACGCCTTGCTCAGAACTCATGGCGTTATCGTGTTGGCAACGTGTCAGGTATTTCAACATCTGCGAACCGCCATCATGCGTGACAACATGTGGATCAAGAACACGATCGTCAGCTTGGAAATGGCTGAGACGAAAGCCCGCGAGCGAATGGCATTGGATGACACTTCCCTGACAGAAGATCCAAAGTTTCTTGAGAAGCTTTTAGTGCTGGAGAATCAAATCGATGACGTCTTGAATGCCGAGCATGGCGGACTCTGCAACTTACTGCACGAAGAACGCAACGGCGTCAACAAGCTTATCGACGTCATGATGGAATGCGGCAAGGACCTCGCACGCCGAAGTGCATCGGAAGAAGGAAGTGAGAGCCAGTTCCTTAGCTCTCTGCAAGAAGGCCCCGATTGGAAGCAACGAGTTGCCTCTTCCAGTTGCCGCCTGACTCAACTGGGGCCATCGGTCTCGCGGTTGATGTTCCTGCCAGAATCGGTGGCCGACAACAGCACTGTGACGACTTCAGCACCTCACTTGGCTGGCAGTTCCCCACTGGGAACCAAACTGCCCAAGGTGATCTGGATGGAGTCTGGGGGCAACATTCCTTTGCGAGATGCTGCCCGACTACTGATTGAAAACCGTCCCGATTACGTTCCGGTCGCGGATCGGCTGCTTACCCGAGCCGATGTGCACTGGGCCGAACTCTAG
- the cls gene encoding cardiolipin synthase, whose product MFDLQSFTIVSLILTSIHILGLFAAIDAIMKARTSQGAIAWMLLLILVPYIAFPFYWIFGRSKFQGYVNTRRIRAKDIKENTQTFRAVDPDVVADFYEQPEKLVLERLADFPYTHSNSIRLLVDGEATFDAIYEMISNATEYVLFQTYIFREDGVGKRFTELLERKAKQGVAIYFLYDEIGSYQLTRKFLHELREANINVRPFHTTRGKGNRFQLNFRNHRKIIVVDGKVAAVGGHNFGDEYLGLSKRFGPWRDTHIRIQGPAVQAVQWSFMEDWYWASGNSLNVNWEEEPAEDGDEVALVIPMGPADTIETCGLFFVHAINSAERRIWIASPYFVPDKQVICALQLAALRGCDVRIMLPERPDHLLVYLSSFHFISETAIEDHITFYRYQPGFLHQKVILIDDEMAAVGTANLDNRSFRLNFEIMVAVVGENFAHAVEAMLLEDFKHCRLVDPQEIQKRSFWFQLAVSGSRLMSPIQ is encoded by the coding sequence TTGTTCGACCTGCAATCCTTCACGATCGTCAGTCTCATCTTGACTTCGATCCACATTTTGGGGCTATTTGCCGCAATCGATGCGATCATGAAGGCACGGACCTCCCAAGGCGCAATTGCCTGGATGCTGCTGCTGATTCTCGTCCCCTACATTGCGTTTCCCTTCTATTGGATCTTTGGCCGCAGTAAGTTTCAGGGGTACGTCAATACGCGGCGAATTCGGGCCAAGGACATCAAGGAGAATACGCAAACGTTTCGGGCAGTCGATCCCGACGTGGTCGCCGACTTCTACGAACAACCAGAAAAGCTCGTTCTGGAACGCCTGGCCGATTTTCCGTACACACACTCGAACTCAATTCGCCTGCTGGTTGACGGGGAAGCAACCTTCGACGCGATTTACGAGATGATCTCAAACGCGACCGAGTATGTCTTGTTTCAGACTTACATCTTTCGCGAAGACGGCGTAGGCAAACGATTTACCGAGCTACTTGAACGCAAAGCGAAGCAAGGGGTCGCTATCTACTTCCTGTACGACGAAATCGGCAGCTACCAACTGACTCGTAAGTTCCTGCATGAACTGCGTGAGGCAAATATTAACGTGCGACCTTTCCATACCACCCGTGGCAAAGGCAATCGCTTTCAGCTGAATTTCCGCAATCACCGTAAGATTATCGTCGTCGATGGAAAGGTCGCCGCGGTCGGCGGACATAACTTTGGCGATGAGTATCTCGGCTTGTCGAAACGGTTCGGTCCTTGGCGAGATACCCACATCCGAATTCAAGGTCCCGCCGTTCAGGCAGTGCAATGGTCTTTCATGGAAGACTGGTACTGGGCCTCCGGCAACAGCCTGAACGTCAACTGGGAAGAAGAACCGGCGGAAGATGGGGACGAGGTCGCGCTGGTCATTCCTATGGGGCCGGCCGACACGATCGAGACTTGCGGGCTCTTCTTCGTACATGCAATCAATTCGGCCGAGCGGCGAATCTGGATTGCGTCTCCCTACTTCGTACCCGACAAGCAGGTCATCTGCGCCTTGCAGCTAGCAGCCCTGCGTGGATGCGACGTGCGGATCATGCTGCCCGAGCGTCCTGACCATTTGCTGGTCTATTTATCCAGCTTTCACTTCATTTCCGAAACGGCGATCGAGGATCACATCACGTTCTATCGCTATCAACCTGGTTTCCTCCACCAGAAAGTAATCTTGATTGACGACGAGATGGCTGCGGTCGGTACGGCCAATCTCGACAACCGCTCGTTTCGCCTCAACTTTGAAATCATGGTCGCCGTGGTTGGTGAGAATTTCGCTCACGCTGTCGAAGCAATGCTTCTGGAAGACTTCAAGCATTGCCGCCTAGTCGACCCGCAAGAGATCCAAAAACGTTCGTTCTGGTTTCAACTTGCCGTGAGTGGATCGCGGTTGATGTCGCCGATTCAATAG
- a CDS encoding cob(I)yrinic acid a,c-diamide adenosyltransferase: MSIHIHRIYTRAGDGGLTALAGGVQVSKSSLEVESYGESDELISFLGVVRAYATDPRTRPNAKIAAETDEIFRKIQNILYEAGALLASAKSPTTDAASYDATADVRVTFLENRIDRYREMFDAIDGFTIPGDCMLGAHAHVARTVCRRWERVLVRRNELSPIEPWVLAFANRLSDYLFAYTRWITAHLSTHEELWRGSGKKNEG; encoded by the coding sequence ATGTCGATTCACATCCATCGAATCTATACCCGAGCTGGTGACGGCGGCTTGACTGCCTTGGCAGGCGGGGTTCAGGTGTCCAAGTCATCGCTGGAAGTCGAATCGTACGGTGAATCGGATGAGTTGATCAGCTTCTTGGGGGTGGTCAGGGCCTATGCCACCGACCCTCGGACGCGTCCCAACGCTAAAATTGCCGCCGAAACGGATGAGATATTTCGGAAGATCCAGAATATTCTGTACGAGGCCGGCGCCCTCCTGGCGAGTGCCAAGTCGCCGACGACCGATGCTGCCAGCTACGACGCGACCGCGGACGTTCGGGTGACGTTTCTGGAAAATCGCATCGACCGGTATCGAGAAATGTTCGATGCGATCGATGGTTTCACCATTCCAGGCGATTGCATGCTCGGCGCGCATGCTCACGTAGCACGAACCGTTTGTCGCCGATGGGAACGAGTTTTGGTTCGCCGAAATGAACTTTCGCCAATCGAGCCTTGGGTGTTGGCTTTTGCGAATCGGTTGAGCGACTACCTCTTTGCCTATACCCGATGGATAACGGCTCATTTATCAACCCACGAAGAACTTTGGAGAGGATCGGGGAAAAAGAACGAGGGTTAA
- a CDS encoding mechanosensitive ion channel domain-containing protein → MSFRSVAMGLLVATAVAMPLWAQDEKPAEEQYVPITTVDPRVPVDQLRVMVKPLTKQELEGEAAAWFKLLTTKARQIAAVQLGVKKTNEAMAAGDVEAAKESLLEAKNVKQIAEEKAKATEKEIIDAAQEELGIEGKEAAQQDEAEAENNAEDPMDVNAAADTKGKLLEDVTVLQDERTALSDRLEIVLLSLERKGGEVEEYRKYILAVSGIDVDTTDATATWAAITGWLVSKEGGQRLAWNIGKFALILLISWIVAKFVQALTNWLLEKKLRLSQLAEHLIARMIKNIVLVIGFAIALTALEIDITPVIAAIGATGLVVGLALQGTLSNFASGLMILVNRPFDVGDVVTAGGVTGVINQMNLVSTRFKTFDNQTIYVPNNEIWNNVITNITANHTRRVDMEFGIGYDDDFEKAEQIILDVVDAHEKVLKKPEPQVITHDLGESSVNIVCRPWAKTSDWWQVKTEVTREVKRRFDEAGISIPYPQQDVHFYTINKEGHPVEQSG, encoded by the coding sequence ATGTCGTTTCGAAGCGTGGCAATGGGACTGTTAGTGGCAACGGCTGTCGCGATGCCGCTATGGGCACAAGACGAGAAACCGGCCGAAGAGCAATATGTTCCGATTACAACCGTCGACCCAAGAGTGCCGGTCGATCAGCTCCGCGTGATGGTCAAGCCGTTGACCAAACAAGAGCTTGAGGGAGAAGCGGCCGCCTGGTTCAAACTTCTGACAACGAAGGCCCGCCAGATCGCTGCCGTTCAATTGGGTGTGAAGAAGACCAACGAGGCGATGGCGGCAGGCGACGTCGAAGCCGCGAAAGAGAGTCTGCTGGAAGCTAAGAATGTAAAACAGATAGCCGAGGAAAAGGCCAAGGCGACAGAGAAAGAAATCATCGATGCTGCCCAAGAGGAACTTGGCATTGAGGGAAAAGAGGCTGCCCAACAAGACGAAGCGGAGGCTGAAAATAACGCCGAAGATCCGATGGACGTCAACGCCGCCGCCGACACCAAGGGAAAATTGCTCGAAGACGTAACGGTCTTGCAGGATGAGCGAACCGCACTGAGCGATCGACTGGAAATTGTTCTGCTCTCGCTCGAAAGAAAAGGGGGCGAAGTCGAGGAATATCGTAAGTACATCCTCGCCGTTTCAGGAATCGACGTCGACACGACCGACGCGACAGCTACTTGGGCCGCCATCACAGGCTGGTTGGTTTCCAAGGAAGGTGGGCAACGTTTGGCTTGGAATATCGGTAAGTTTGCCTTGATCCTGCTGATTAGTTGGATCGTTGCCAAGTTCGTTCAGGCACTGACCAATTGGCTTCTGGAAAAGAAACTAAGATTGAGCCAACTCGCCGAACATCTAATCGCGCGGATGATCAAGAATATTGTGCTGGTCATCGGTTTCGCGATTGCTTTGACTGCCTTGGAAATCGACATCACTCCGGTCATCGCAGCGATCGGGGCGACCGGTCTGGTCGTAGGGTTGGCGCTGCAAGGCACCCTCAGTAATTTCGCCAGCGGTTTGATGATTCTGGTCAATCGCCCATTCGACGTGGGAGACGTGGTCACTGCCGGCGGGGTCACAGGCGTCATCAATCAAATGAACCTGGTATCGACGCGGTTTAAAACGTTCGACAACCAGACGATTTATGTCCCCAATAACGAGATTTGGAACAACGTGATTACCAATATCACGGCCAACCACACGCGCCGCGTCGATATGGAATTCGGAATCGGATACGATGACGACTTCGAGAAGGCCGAACAGATCATCCTGGATGTCGTCGACGCCCATGAGAAGGTATTGAAGAAGCCTGAACCGCAGGTCATCACGCACGACCTGGGGGAATCCTCAGTTAATATTGTGTGTCGGCCTTGGGCCAAGACTTCTGACTGGTGGCAAGTGAAGACGGAAGTTACGCGAGAAGTGAAACGCCGCTTCGACGAAGCAGGCATCTCGATTCCGTACCCGCAACAAGACGTGCATTTCTATACCATCAACAAGGAAGGACACCCGGTCGAGCAAAGCGGTTAA